One genomic segment of Methanothermobacter wolfeii includes these proteins:
- a CDS encoding site-2 protease family protein codes for MVRFSRGELRDILVSMIVIAGVFAYVFSGRNIQATVILLPVTVLTVGLGFVLHEIAHKLTAIHYGFWAEYRLWVEGLILAVVTAYFGFVFAAPGAVYIHGNYIERDVNGKISIAGPLTNIALAIIFLMASSVLPGPLGYVAMLGYAVNSFLALFNLIPIAVLDGAKVFRWNPLIWLAAAAAAFTLTFNSMF; via the coding sequence TCCTGGTTTCCATGATTGTGATTGCCGGAGTATTTGCCTATGTTTTCTCAGGGAGGAATATCCAGGCCACGGTAATCCTGTTACCTGTAACCGTCTTAACCGTGGGGCTTGGATTCGTCCTCCATGAAATCGCCCACAAGCTGACGGCTATACATTACGGGTTCTGGGCCGAGTACAGACTGTGGGTTGAGGGACTTATACTTGCAGTTGTAACAGCCTACTTCGGATTTGTATTCGCAGCCCCCGGTGCCGTCTACATACATGGGAACTACATTGAGAGGGATGTTAACGGTAAGATATCAATTGCAGGGCCCCTGACAAACATAGCCCTCGCAATCATATTCCTTATGGCATCATCGGTACTCCCCGGCCCCCTTGGCTATGTGGCGATGCTCGGCTATGCTGTTAACAGTTTCCTGGCATTATTCAACCTGATACCCATCGCGGTCCTTGACGGTGCAAAGGTCTTCAGGTGGAACCCCCTCATATGGCTCGCTGCAGCTGCAGCCGCATTTACGCTCACATTTAACAGCATGTTCTAG
- a CDS encoding YcaO-related McrA-glycine thioamidation protein: MFRDIPVKYVGCTHRALKPAETVQEFKDKLPAIGVTRITEITHLDRVGIPVFSAIRPTAEEGAVSIYAGKGATRNQARASAIMEAFERYSAERKKGDRTILAHQDEAENCIDPSSLILPGGSAPDHEIEWIEAENIETMERVLVPANAVFHPYNPPVDGIGLFRSNTNGLASGNFTEEAVFHGLMEVIERDAWSIFEARRGPKIEIDCSGTDNDIIAGLLERFERAEIEVTLLDLTSDTCIATVAAVADDVKLRDPALLTMGVGTHLDPEVAVIRALTEVAQSRATQIHGTREDTVRAVFMRRAGYERMKRLNRHWFREADETIGICDMEDLSTRSFRRDLEVTLERLRRVGLRDVLFTDLTRDVGVPVVRVIVPGLEVFSVDPERAGPRLRSAL; encoded by the coding sequence ATGTTCAGGGATATTCCTGTTAAATATGTTGGATGCACGCACCGTGCCCTTAAACCCGCCGAGACCGTGCAGGAGTTTAAGGATAAACTACCGGCAATAGGCGTCACGAGGATAACCGAGATAACCCACCTTGACAGGGTTGGTATACCGGTATTCTCTGCAATAAGGCCCACTGCAGAGGAGGGGGCGGTTAGCATATACGCGGGTAAGGGTGCCACAAGAAACCAGGCAAGGGCATCTGCCATAATGGAGGCCTTTGAAAGGTACTCTGCAGAGAGAAAAAAAGGGGATAGGACCATCCTCGCCCATCAGGATGAGGCTGAAAACTGCATAGACCCATCTTCACTCATACTCCCAGGGGGCAGTGCCCCTGACCATGAAATTGAATGGATTGAAGCTGAAAACATTGAAACAATGGAGAGGGTCCTTGTACCCGCAAATGCTGTCTTCCACCCCTACAACCCGCCAGTGGATGGGATCGGTCTTTTCAGGTCAAACACCAATGGTCTTGCCTCAGGGAACTTCACCGAGGAGGCTGTTTTTCATGGACTGATGGAAGTGATTGAGAGGGACGCATGGAGCATCTTTGAAGCCAGAAGGGGGCCTAAGATAGAAATTGACTGTTCAGGGACCGATAATGACATCATAGCCGGGCTTCTTGAAAGATTTGAGAGGGCGGAGATAGAGGTAACCCTCCTGGACCTTACATCAGATACATGTATTGCCACCGTGGCTGCAGTTGCAGATGATGTTAAACTAAGGGACCCGGCGCTCCTCACAATGGGTGTCGGGACGCACCTTGACCCTGAGGTTGCCGTTATAAGGGCCCTTACAGAGGTCGCCCAGAGCAGGGCCACCCAGATACACGGGACCCGTGAGGACACCGTAAGGGCCGTTTTCATGAGGAGGGCAGGGTATGAGCGCATGAAACGCCTTAACCGGCACTGGTTCAGGGAGGCCGATGAAACCATCGGAATCTGTGATATGGAGGACCTCTCAACAAGATCCTTCAGAAGGGACCTTGAGGTGACCCTTGAAAGGCTCAGAAGGGTGGGGCTCAGGGACGTCCTCTTTACGGACCTTACAAGGGATGTGGGTGTTCCAGTGGTTCGTGTAATAGTACCCGGCCTTGAGGTGTTCTCTGTTGACCCTGAACGTGCCGGTCCCCGGTTAAGGTCGGCTCTATGA
- a CDS encoding TfuA-related McrA-glycine thioamidation protein, whose product MKRRIIIFTGPSLSHAEASEILRADYRPPVRRGDVTDALSDSPDIIGIIDGVFHQSPAVGHREIIEALQSGVTVVGGASMGALRASELSELGMIGVGRVFRAYLSGEIESDDDVAVAFDPETLEPLSDSLVSMDYNFRRALRKGLISREGYKRLITTAKNLFYPLRNYRRVLNDSEMEEGKKDALSEFIKGEGVDIKREDALEVIGYIRKLLRG is encoded by the coding sequence ATGAAGAGAAGGATAATCATCTTCACAGGCCCCTCACTTTCCCATGCCGAGGCATCAGAGATCCTCAGGGCCGACTACAGGCCCCCTGTGAGGAGGGGTGATGTTACAGATGCTCTTTCTGATTCTCCGGATATAATTGGAATTATAGACGGTGTTTTCCATCAGAGCCCTGCTGTGGGGCACAGGGAGATCATTGAGGCCCTGCAGAGTGGTGTTACGGTTGTTGGCGGTGCGAGTATGGGTGCCCTCAGGGCCTCTGAGCTGAGTGAACTTGGAATGATAGGGGTGGGGCGCGTATTCAGGGCATACCTTTCAGGGGAGATTGAATCAGATGATGATGTTGCGGTTGCCTTTGACCCCGAAACCCTTGAGCCACTATCTGATTCCCTTGTGAGCATGGATTACAACTTCAGACGTGCCCTCAGGAAGGGTCTGATATCCAGAGAGGGTTACAAAAGACTGATTACCACTGCGAAGAACCTCTTCTATCCCCTCAGGAACTACAGGAGGGTGCTGAATGATTCTGAGATGGAGGAAGGGAAGAAGGATGCGCTCTCCGAGTTCATTAAAGGGGAGGGTGTCGATATCAAAAGGGAGGACGCCCTTGAAGTTATAGGTTACATCAGGAAACTCCTAAGAGGTTAA
- the larE gene encoding ATP-dependent sacrificial sulfur transferase LarE: MELDEKIGRVKESLRGRRVAVGFSGGADSTALLDIAAGVAEEVVAFTVDTGVMPRGFTERASEIAARIGVPHKIIELNLLDNREFRENSAKRCFVCKNIIYSSIMSEAHAMGLDVVVDGTTVSDMFEDRPGVLVNHLLGIESPLLNAGMKRSDVLEYLKLRGLDYSENTTCLATRINTGEEITPEKINRVSYAESLIGSISDAGAVRVRHDGNSAVIQVEDPEGLLNKNILRHIEGELRAIGFERVLLDLSGYSKGEEELVLYRPCREADSRIMFEVKLPYPIDVKETCSSLESMKPRCSEKMGVIMLNLDGRNVTIFRNGKIVSRNVKDREDAEDVLLKVLPHIIRRLDDSSPVT, encoded by the coding sequence ATGGAACTTGATGAAAAGATTGGAAGGGTTAAAGAATCCCTTAGGGGGAGGCGTGTTGCCGTTGGATTTTCAGGGGGAGCCGACAGCACGGCGCTCCTTGATATTGCAGCGGGAGTCGCAGAGGAGGTGGTTGCATTCACCGTTGATACCGGTGTCATGCCCCGGGGCTTTACTGAAAGGGCCTCAGAAATCGCAGCCAGGATAGGGGTCCCCCATAAAATCATAGAACTTAACCTCCTTGATAACCGGGAATTCCGTGAAAACAGTGCGAAAAGGTGCTTTGTCTGTAAAAACATCATATACAGTTCCATAATGAGTGAAGCGCATGCCATGGGCCTGGATGTTGTTGTGGACGGGACAACCGTAAGTGACATGTTCGAGGACCGGCCCGGGGTTCTTGTGAACCACCTGCTTGGAATAGAAAGCCCCCTTCTAAATGCAGGGATGAAGAGGAGCGACGTCCTGGAGTACCTTAAACTGAGGGGGCTTGATTACTCGGAGAACACGACATGCCTTGCAACGAGGATAAATACAGGTGAGGAGATAACCCCCGAGAAGATAAACAGGGTTTCATATGCTGAGAGTCTTATAGGGAGCATCTCAGATGCCGGGGCCGTGAGGGTGCGCCATGACGGGAACAGTGCGGTCATCCAGGTAGAGGACCCTGAAGGCCTCCTGAATAAGAACATCCTCAGGCACATTGAGGGTGAACTCAGGGCAATCGGATTTGAAAGGGTTCTGCTGGACCTTTCAGGTTACAGTAAGGGGGAGGAGGAGCTTGTCCTCTACAGGCCATGCCGTGAGGCGGATTCAAGGATAATGTTTGAGGTTAAACTCCCCTACCCGATTGATGTGAAGGAAACCTGCAGCAGCCTCGAATCCATGAAGCCGAGGTGTTCAGAGAAGATGGGGGTCATCATGCTTAACCTTGACGGCAGGAACGTGACCATCTTCAGGAACGGTAAGATAGTCTCAAGGAATGTTAAGGACAGGGAAGATGCAGAGGACGTCCTCCTTAAAGTCCTGCCGCATATAATAAGAAGACTTGATGACAGCAGTCCCGTTACTTAA